A region from the Benincasa hispida cultivar B227 chromosome 8, ASM972705v1, whole genome shotgun sequence genome encodes:
- the LOC120083168 gene encoding eukaryotic peptide chain release factor GTP-binding subunit ERF3A isoform X1, protein MDIEEDIRALELDPPDVNGVPNPDSKMEEVVKSDNLEEDAKTEEIVKSDQMEEEDRPQQAQAIHLEGQVKENISAKEKEVPLADENEDEGDLELPRKRHLNVVFIGHVDAGKSTIGGQILFLSNQVDERTIQKYEKEAKDKSRESWYMAYIMDTNEEERVKGKTVEVGRAHFETETTRFTILDAPGHKSYVPNMISGASQADIGVLVISARKGEFETGYERGGQTREHVLLAKTLGVAKLLVVVNKMDEPTVKWSKERYDEIETKMAPFLKSSGYNVKKDVQFLPISGLHGVNMKTRVDKKVCPWWNGPCFFEILDTIEGPPRNPKDPFRMPIIDKFKDMGTTVMGKVESGTVREGDSLLVMPNKIQVKVAAVICDENKVRSAGPGENLRVRISGIEEEDIMSGFVLSSIAKPIPSVSEFVAQLQILELLDNAIFTAGYKAVLHIHAVVEECEIIELLQQIDPKTRKPMKKKVLFVKNGAVILCRIQVNNLICIEKFSDVPQLGRFTLRTEGKTVAVGKITDISAASN, encoded by the exons ATGG ATATCGAGGAGGACATTCGTGCACTAGAACTTGATCCACCAG ATGTTAATGGGGTTCCTAATCCAGATTCAAAGATGGAGGAAGTTGTGAAATCCGATAATCTGGAAGAAG ATGCAAAGACTGAAGAAATTGTGAAGTCCGATCAGATGGAAGAAG AGGACCGTCCCCAACAAGCCCAAGCTATCCACCTTGAAGGACAAG TGAAGGAGAACATATCTGCTAAGGAGAAGGAAGTTCCTCTGgctgatgaaaatgaagatgaaggGGATTTGGAGTTGCCTCGCAAAAGACACTTGAATGTCGTCTTCATTGGTCATGTTG ATGCTGGTAAGTCTACAATTGGAGGCCAGATACTTTTCCTCAGCAACCAGGTTGATGAGCGTACAATCCAAAAGTatgaaaaagaagcaaaagatAAAAGCAGAGAAAGCTG GTACATGGCGTATATAATGGACACAAATGAAGAGGAGAGAGTTAag GGGAAAACTGTTGAAGTGGGAAGAGCGCATTTTGAAACTGAGACCACAAGGTTTACGATTTTGGATGCTCCG GGTCACAAAAGTTATGTCCCAAATATGATCAGTGGGGCATCTCAAGCTGATATAGGGGTTCTG GTAATTTCTGCTAGGAAAGGAGAATTTGAAACTGGGTATGAGAGAGGTGGACAGACTCGTGAGCATGTTTTGCTGGCAAAAACTTTGGGTGTTGCTAAGCTTCTTGTTGTAGTGAATAAGATGGATGAACCCACAGTAAAATGGTCGAAAGAAAG GTATGATGAGATAGAGACTAAGATGGCACCCTTCTTGAAGTCTTCTGGTTACAATGTAAAGAAAG ATGTCCAGTTTTTACCTATATCTGGTCTTCATGGTGTTAATATGAAAACAAGAGTGGATAAGAAAGTATGCCCATGGTGGAATGGTCCGTGCTTCTTTGAAATCCTTGATACAATTGAAGGTCCACCTAGAAATCCAAAAGATCCATTTAG GATGCCTATcattgacaagttcaaggatatGGGAACAACTGTTATGGGTAAAGTTGAATCTGGCACTGTTCGTGAGGGTGATTCCTTATTAGTAATGCCAAATAAG ATTCAGGTGAAAGTTGCTGCTGTGATTTGTGATGAAAATAAAGTTAGGAGTGCAGGACCTGGGGAAAATCTTCGTGTTAGAATATCTggaattgaagaagaagatataaTGTCTGGGTTTGTACTGTCCAGCATTG CAAAACCAATACCCTCTGTTTCAGAGTTTGTTGCACAGTTGCAGATTCTTGAGCTGCTGGATAAT GCAATATTTACAGCTGGATATAAGGCCGTACTTCACATTCATGCTGTTGTTGAAGAATGTGAGATCATAGAGCTGCTACAGCAGATTGATCCGAAGACCAGGAAACCTATGAAAAAGAAAGTTCTCTTTGTGAAGAATGGTGCAGTTATTTTGTGCCGCATCCAG GTCAATAACTTGATCTGCATCGAGAAGTTTTCTGATGTTCCTCAGCTTGGGAGATTTACACTTCGTACTGAAG GGAAGACAGTTGCCGTAGGAAAAATCACTGATATTTCGGCTGCAAgcaattaa
- the LOC120083168 gene encoding eukaryotic peptide chain release factor GTP-binding subunit ERF3A isoform X2 produces MDIEEDIRALELDPPDVNGVPNPDSKMEEVVKSDNLEEDAKTEEIVKSDQMEEVKENISAKEKEVPLADENEDEGDLELPRKRHLNVVFIGHVDAGKSTIGGQILFLSNQVDERTIQKYEKEAKDKSRESWYMAYIMDTNEEERVKGKTVEVGRAHFETETTRFTILDAPGHKSYVPNMISGASQADIGVLVISARKGEFETGYERGGQTREHVLLAKTLGVAKLLVVVNKMDEPTVKWSKERYDEIETKMAPFLKSSGYNVKKDVQFLPISGLHGVNMKTRVDKKVCPWWNGPCFFEILDTIEGPPRNPKDPFRMPIIDKFKDMGTTVMGKVESGTVREGDSLLVMPNKIQVKVAAVICDENKVRSAGPGENLRVRISGIEEEDIMSGFVLSSIAKPIPSVSEFVAQLQILELLDNAIFTAGYKAVLHIHAVVEECEIIELLQQIDPKTRKPMKKKVLFVKNGAVILCRIQVNNLICIEKFSDVPQLGRFTLRTEGKTVAVGKITDISAASN; encoded by the exons ATGG ATATCGAGGAGGACATTCGTGCACTAGAACTTGATCCACCAG ATGTTAATGGGGTTCCTAATCCAGATTCAAAGATGGAGGAAGTTGTGAAATCCGATAATCTGGAAGAAG ATGCAAAGACTGAAGAAATTGTGAAGTCCGATCAGATGGAAGAAG TGAAGGAGAACATATCTGCTAAGGAGAAGGAAGTTCCTCTGgctgatgaaaatgaagatgaaggGGATTTGGAGTTGCCTCGCAAAAGACACTTGAATGTCGTCTTCATTGGTCATGTTG ATGCTGGTAAGTCTACAATTGGAGGCCAGATACTTTTCCTCAGCAACCAGGTTGATGAGCGTACAATCCAAAAGTatgaaaaagaagcaaaagatAAAAGCAGAGAAAGCTG GTACATGGCGTATATAATGGACACAAATGAAGAGGAGAGAGTTAag GGGAAAACTGTTGAAGTGGGAAGAGCGCATTTTGAAACTGAGACCACAAGGTTTACGATTTTGGATGCTCCG GGTCACAAAAGTTATGTCCCAAATATGATCAGTGGGGCATCTCAAGCTGATATAGGGGTTCTG GTAATTTCTGCTAGGAAAGGAGAATTTGAAACTGGGTATGAGAGAGGTGGACAGACTCGTGAGCATGTTTTGCTGGCAAAAACTTTGGGTGTTGCTAAGCTTCTTGTTGTAGTGAATAAGATGGATGAACCCACAGTAAAATGGTCGAAAGAAAG GTATGATGAGATAGAGACTAAGATGGCACCCTTCTTGAAGTCTTCTGGTTACAATGTAAAGAAAG ATGTCCAGTTTTTACCTATATCTGGTCTTCATGGTGTTAATATGAAAACAAGAGTGGATAAGAAAGTATGCCCATGGTGGAATGGTCCGTGCTTCTTTGAAATCCTTGATACAATTGAAGGTCCACCTAGAAATCCAAAAGATCCATTTAG GATGCCTATcattgacaagttcaaggatatGGGAACAACTGTTATGGGTAAAGTTGAATCTGGCACTGTTCGTGAGGGTGATTCCTTATTAGTAATGCCAAATAAG ATTCAGGTGAAAGTTGCTGCTGTGATTTGTGATGAAAATAAAGTTAGGAGTGCAGGACCTGGGGAAAATCTTCGTGTTAGAATATCTggaattgaagaagaagatataaTGTCTGGGTTTGTACTGTCCAGCATTG CAAAACCAATACCCTCTGTTTCAGAGTTTGTTGCACAGTTGCAGATTCTTGAGCTGCTGGATAAT GCAATATTTACAGCTGGATATAAGGCCGTACTTCACATTCATGCTGTTGTTGAAGAATGTGAGATCATAGAGCTGCTACAGCAGATTGATCCGAAGACCAGGAAACCTATGAAAAAGAAAGTTCTCTTTGTGAAGAATGGTGCAGTTATTTTGTGCCGCATCCAG GTCAATAACTTGATCTGCATCGAGAAGTTTTCTGATGTTCCTCAGCTTGGGAGATTTACACTTCGTACTGAAG GGAAGACAGTTGCCGTAGGAAAAATCACTGATATTTCGGCTGCAAgcaattaa
- the LOC120083168 gene encoding eukaryotic peptide chain release factor GTP-binding subunit ERF3A isoform X3: protein MDIEEDIRALELDPPDVNGVPNPDSKMEEVVKSDNLEEVKENISAKEKEVPLADENEDEGDLELPRKRHLNVVFIGHVDAGKSTIGGQILFLSNQVDERTIQKYEKEAKDKSRESWYMAYIMDTNEEERVKGKTVEVGRAHFETETTRFTILDAPGHKSYVPNMISGASQADIGVLVISARKGEFETGYERGGQTREHVLLAKTLGVAKLLVVVNKMDEPTVKWSKERYDEIETKMAPFLKSSGYNVKKDVQFLPISGLHGVNMKTRVDKKVCPWWNGPCFFEILDTIEGPPRNPKDPFRMPIIDKFKDMGTTVMGKVESGTVREGDSLLVMPNKIQVKVAAVICDENKVRSAGPGENLRVRISGIEEEDIMSGFVLSSIAKPIPSVSEFVAQLQILELLDNAIFTAGYKAVLHIHAVVEECEIIELLQQIDPKTRKPMKKKVLFVKNGAVILCRIQVNNLICIEKFSDVPQLGRFTLRTEGKTVAVGKITDISAASN, encoded by the exons ATGG ATATCGAGGAGGACATTCGTGCACTAGAACTTGATCCACCAG ATGTTAATGGGGTTCCTAATCCAGATTCAAAGATGGAGGAAGTTGTGAAATCCGATAATCTGGAAGAAG TGAAGGAGAACATATCTGCTAAGGAGAAGGAAGTTCCTCTGgctgatgaaaatgaagatgaaggGGATTTGGAGTTGCCTCGCAAAAGACACTTGAATGTCGTCTTCATTGGTCATGTTG ATGCTGGTAAGTCTACAATTGGAGGCCAGATACTTTTCCTCAGCAACCAGGTTGATGAGCGTACAATCCAAAAGTatgaaaaagaagcaaaagatAAAAGCAGAGAAAGCTG GTACATGGCGTATATAATGGACACAAATGAAGAGGAGAGAGTTAag GGGAAAACTGTTGAAGTGGGAAGAGCGCATTTTGAAACTGAGACCACAAGGTTTACGATTTTGGATGCTCCG GGTCACAAAAGTTATGTCCCAAATATGATCAGTGGGGCATCTCAAGCTGATATAGGGGTTCTG GTAATTTCTGCTAGGAAAGGAGAATTTGAAACTGGGTATGAGAGAGGTGGACAGACTCGTGAGCATGTTTTGCTGGCAAAAACTTTGGGTGTTGCTAAGCTTCTTGTTGTAGTGAATAAGATGGATGAACCCACAGTAAAATGGTCGAAAGAAAG GTATGATGAGATAGAGACTAAGATGGCACCCTTCTTGAAGTCTTCTGGTTACAATGTAAAGAAAG ATGTCCAGTTTTTACCTATATCTGGTCTTCATGGTGTTAATATGAAAACAAGAGTGGATAAGAAAGTATGCCCATGGTGGAATGGTCCGTGCTTCTTTGAAATCCTTGATACAATTGAAGGTCCACCTAGAAATCCAAAAGATCCATTTAG GATGCCTATcattgacaagttcaaggatatGGGAACAACTGTTATGGGTAAAGTTGAATCTGGCACTGTTCGTGAGGGTGATTCCTTATTAGTAATGCCAAATAAG ATTCAGGTGAAAGTTGCTGCTGTGATTTGTGATGAAAATAAAGTTAGGAGTGCAGGACCTGGGGAAAATCTTCGTGTTAGAATATCTggaattgaagaagaagatataaTGTCTGGGTTTGTACTGTCCAGCATTG CAAAACCAATACCCTCTGTTTCAGAGTTTGTTGCACAGTTGCAGATTCTTGAGCTGCTGGATAAT GCAATATTTACAGCTGGATATAAGGCCGTACTTCACATTCATGCTGTTGTTGAAGAATGTGAGATCATAGAGCTGCTACAGCAGATTGATCCGAAGACCAGGAAACCTATGAAAAAGAAAGTTCTCTTTGTGAAGAATGGTGCAGTTATTTTGTGCCGCATCCAG GTCAATAACTTGATCTGCATCGAGAAGTTTTCTGATGTTCCTCAGCTTGGGAGATTTACACTTCGTACTGAAG GGAAGACAGTTGCCGTAGGAAAAATCACTGATATTTCGGCTGCAAgcaattaa